Proteins found in one archaeon genomic segment:
- the glmS gene encoding glutamine--fructose-6-phosphate transaminase (isomerizing) — MVEESLLLGLLHRGGSRKGMCGIVGCVSDEPVAGLLLDGLRRVEYRGYDSAGMATISGSMLRVRKGAGRVDEIEGKHALSGLKGSIGIAHTRWATHGGVSDKNAHPHASCREAVAVIHNGIIENYRPLKKALTRGGHRFKSETDTEVISHLIESEYQRVKDPLKATLAATKKLKGQYAIAVLFQDRPDVIIGARKDAPLIVGVGDGKMFLASDVLAFIEHTDRTIFLDNHEVVELTKDGAKIIGPKGKEVRRKPTQVAWELSDLSKTEYAHYTLKEINEQPQTVVAASVQEQGKVEQFASAIRRAKSLFITASGTSYHAGLLMKFRLNKEAGIRCDVVVAGELKEHAGFLTKGSVVVVLSQSGETADVMEAVKVARKSGARVLSIVNAAGSTLARESDVVLLLNCGPEVGVAATKSFTAQVVVASLVVDAVLGKKRPNGIHELSEAVKVALGTEKEVLKLVKLYSERPDFYFVARGYESPVAMEGALKLKELSYIHAEGMPASELKHGTLALIEKGTPVVVINPSGDTHADSLSSAEELKARGAEVIGVSDERDQVYAHFLKVPKVQPKYMPVVEAIPLQLLAYHFAVARRNDPDYPRNLAKSVTVK; from the coding sequence ATGGTCGAGGAATCCCTTTTGCTGGGGTTATTACACAGAGGAGGTTCGCGAAAGGGCATGTGCGGAATAGTCGGATGCGTGTCTGACGAGCCGGTCGCGGGGCTTCTCCTCGACGGTCTGCGGAGAGTGGAGTATCGCGGGTACGACTCGGCAGGGATGGCCACGATAAGCGGCTCGATGCTGAGGGTAAGGAAGGGAGCCGGGCGCGTCGACGAGATCGAAGGAAAGCACGCCCTCTCCGGCCTAAAGGGCTCAATCGGGATAGCACACACCAGGTGGGCCACGCACGGGGGCGTCAGCGACAAGAACGCGCACCCTCATGCCTCTTGCAGGGAGGCGGTCGCTGTAATCCACAACGGCATAATCGAGAACTATCGGCCGCTCAAGAAGGCCCTGACGCGAGGGGGCCACAGGTTCAAGAGCGAGACTGACACGGAGGTAATCTCGCACCTGATCGAGTCAGAGTACCAGCGAGTCAAAGACCCGCTCAAGGCGACCCTGGCGGCCACGAAGAAGCTGAAGGGACAGTACGCGATTGCGGTGCTCTTCCAGGACAGGCCGGACGTGATCATCGGCGCAAGGAAGGACGCGCCGCTCATCGTCGGGGTGGGGGACGGGAAGATGTTCCTCGCGAGCGACGTTCTTGCGTTCATAGAGCACACCGACAGGACCATCTTCCTCGACAACCACGAGGTCGTCGAGCTGACGAAGGACGGCGCCAAGATCATCGGGCCGAAGGGCAAGGAGGTCAGGCGCAAGCCGACGCAGGTCGCCTGGGAGCTCTCGGACCTGTCGAAGACGGAGTACGCTCACTACACTCTCAAGGAGATCAACGAACAACCTCAGACCGTAGTGGCGGCTTCGGTCCAGGAGCAGGGGAAGGTCGAGCAGTTCGCTTCTGCCATCAGGAGGGCGAAGTCACTCTTCATCACCGCGTCGGGGACGAGCTATCACGCGGGCCTTCTGATGAAGTTCAGGCTCAACAAGGAAGCAGGGATCAGGTGCGACGTAGTCGTGGCCGGGGAGCTCAAGGAGCACGCGGGGTTCCTCACCAAGGGGTCGGTGGTAGTTGTACTCTCCCAGAGCGGTGAGACGGCGGACGTGATGGAGGCGGTCAAGGTGGCACGGAAGAGCGGGGCCCGCGTCCTGTCGATCGTGAACGCGGCCGGCTCGACCCTCGCCAGGGAGAGCGACGTGGTCCTGCTCCTCAACTGCGGGCCCGAGGTCGGGGTCGCGGCGACCAAGAGCTTCACCGCCCAGGTGGTGGTCGCGAGCTTAGTGGTGGATGCGGTCCTGGGCAAGAAGCGCCCCAACGGTATCCACGAGCTCTCGGAGGCGGTCAAAGTGGCGCTGGGCACCGAGAAGGAGGTACTGAAGCTCGTGAAGCTCTACTCGGAGAGGCCCGACTTTTACTTCGTCGCCAGGGGCTACGAGAGCCCCGTCGCGATGGAGGGGGCGCTGAAGCTCAAGGAGCTCTCGTACATCCATGCGGAGGGGATGCCTGCGAGCGAGCTCAAGCACGGTACCCTCGCGCTCATAGAGAAAGGGACCCCGGTAGTGGTCATCAACCCGTCAGGAGACACGCATGCAGACTCGCTCTCGAGCGCCGAGGAGCTCAAGGCTCGCGGAGCGGAGGTAATCGGGGTCTCTGACGAGAGGGACCAGGTCTACGCCCATTTCCTCAAGGTTCCCAAAGTCCAGCCGAAGTACATGCCAGTCGTGGAAGCGATACCCCTCCAACTCTTGGCGTATCACTTCGCGGTCGCGCGGAGGAACGACCCCGACTACCCCCGGAACCTCGCGAAGTCTGTCACTGTCAAGTAA
- a CDS encoding DNA-directed RNA polymerase subunit D has product MVKVKLLEETTDSVTLQLEGIDRSYANAVRRFCIAEVPAMAIDDVVILENSSVLYDEILAHRLGMVPIRTDLERYNLPEDCDCGNPLGCHKCRVLFVLDAKGKEKITIVTSGDLVSEDREVRPVSESIPLVKLAVGQSVKLEAYARLGRGKEHAKWQPCTVAVLTDGKNEGTYNLMVESAGGLPAGKIVLKAIDLLEKKLKQIQVSVAAGSS; this is encoded by the coding sequence ATGGTTAAGGTCAAGCTCCTAGAAGAGACTACGGACTCTGTAACCCTCCAACTGGAAGGAATCGACCGCTCTTATGCCAACGCCGTTAGGCGCTTTTGCATCGCAGAGGTACCCGCGATGGCGATAGACGACGTGGTGATCCTGGAGAACTCCTCAGTGCTCTACGACGAGATACTCGCCCACCGCCTCGGCATGGTCCCGATCAGGACCGACCTCGAAAGATACAACCTTCCAGAGGACTGCGACTGCGGCAACCCCCTCGGGTGCCACAAGTGCCGGGTCCTCTTCGTCCTCGACGCCAAGGGCAAGGAGAAGATCACGATAGTAACCTCGGGCGACCTGGTCTCAGAGGACAGGGAAGTCAGGCCCGTCAGCGAGAGCATACCCCTCGTGAAGCTCGCCGTGGGGCAGTCTGTCAAGCTCGAAGCTTACGCGCGCCTCGGAAGAGGCAAGGAGCACGCGAAGTGGCAGCCGTGCACGGTCGCAGTCCTCACCGACGGCAAGAACGAAGGCACCTACAACCTGATGGTAGAGTCAGCCGGGGGTCTCCCCGCGGGCAAGATAGTCCTAAAGGCAATCGACCTGCTCGAGAAGAAGCTAAAACAGATACAGGTCTCGGTCGCGGCAGGCTCGTCATGA
- the mvk gene encoding mevalonate kinase — protein sequence MMAIAEAPAKVILTGEHFVVHGAWALAAAVSRRSHVEVSKADRLHIHSTRFPGPRRAPLLPAYKVVEAMAREHSFPTGLSVSISSEIPEGAGLGSSASTLVSVAAAVAKLQGIRLTPDEAARWSMIGEKEVHGKPSGIDPAICSRGGVLLFRPGEKPRPVRLDSPRSLLVAYTGVTRSTKRQISRVSAVREMFPALFAGLTESAGEISLLAAQKLREGDIKSLGRLLSFNHAVLSTMGVSNASLDRLVDLFLSLGSYGAKLTGAGGGGSAVAVAPKGKEKSIISGLTARGFDAFKTEIPVRGVQSWLRR from the coding sequence ATGATGGCCATCGCCGAAGCTCCCGCCAAGGTCATCCTCACCGGCGAGCACTTCGTAGTCCACGGCGCCTGGGCACTCGCAGCCGCGGTCTCAAGGCGCTCTCATGTCGAGGTCTCGAAGGCTGACAGGCTCCACATCCACTCGACAAGGTTCCCGGGCCCCCGCCGCGCCCCTCTCCTTCCCGCGTACAAGGTCGTCGAGGCCATGGCGCGCGAGCACTCTTTCCCCACGGGCCTCTCGGTGTCGATCTCTTCAGAGATCCCCGAGGGCGCGGGCCTGGGCTCCTCAGCCTCGACGCTGGTCTCCGTCGCAGCGGCGGTGGCGAAGCTCCAGGGAATCAGGCTCACCCCCGACGAAGCCGCCCGCTGGTCGATGATAGGCGAGAAGGAGGTGCACGGCAAGCCCTCGGGCATTGACCCCGCGATCTGCTCGCGGGGAGGCGTCCTCCTCTTCAGGCCGGGCGAGAAGCCGAGGCCGGTCCGTCTGGACTCCCCCAGGTCTCTCCTCGTTGCCTATACTGGCGTAACAAGGAGCACGAAGCGCCAGATCAGCAGGGTCTCCGCAGTCAGGGAGATGTTCCCTGCCCTCTTCGCAGGCCTCACAGAGTCAGCCGGGGAGATCAGCCTCCTGGCCGCCCAGAAGCTCCGCGAAGGAGACATCAAGTCCCTCGGCCGGCTCCTCTCCTTCAACCACGCTGTCCTCTCCACCATGGGGGTCTCGAACGCCTCGCTCGACCGGCTCGTGGACCTCTTCCTCTCCCTCGGGTCCTACGGCGCCAAGCTGACCGGCGCCGGAGGGGGCGGGAGCGCGGTCGCGGTCGCGCCCAAAGGAAAGGAAAAAAGCATAATCTCGGGCCTCACCGCGCGAGGATTTGACGCGTTCAAGACGGAGATTCCGGTCAGGGGTGTCCAGAGCTGGCTAAGACGGTAG
- the rpsI gene encoding 30S ribosomal protein S9: MVASAKPAVKKAPKLYSGARKTARATAAITLGAGRVRVNGTPVELWEPEPARLHLLGPIAVVSELREKYDIDVSVSGGGFMGQADAAAMAIARAYVDQVRGSEYKDRMNAFNKYLLSGDPRQAEPKKFGGPGARRKRQKSYR; the protein is encoded by the coding sequence GTGGTCGCCTCAGCGAAGCCCGCGGTTAAGAAGGCCCCCAAGCTCTACTCAGGTGCCCGCAAGACCGCAAGGGCCACGGCCGCAATCACCCTCGGGGCCGGAAGGGTCCGAGTCAACGGCACCCCGGTCGAACTGTGGGAACCCGAGCCTGCGCGCCTCCACCTCCTCGGGCCGATCGCCGTCGTCTCGGAGCTCAGGGAGAAGTACGATATCGACGTCAGCGTCTCTGGCGGAGGCTTCATGGGCCAGGCCGACGCAGCGGCCATGGCGATAGCGAGGGCCTACGTAGACCAAGTCAGGGGCAGTGAGTACAAGGACAGGATGAACGCGTTCAACAAGTATCTCCTCTCCGGGGACCCGCGACAGGCGGAGCCCAAGAAGTTCGGCGGACCGGGAGCGCGCCGCAAGAGACAGAAGAGCTACAGGTGA
- a CDS encoding deoxyhypusine synthase encodes MTSKKKVLSKPVSTIQVGRKSLSALLDQMSQTGFQGKKLGEVAKIWAEMARQRDLTIFLGLTGSLSTTGQWKIIRWLIEKRYVDVLVSTGANISEDILEALGYHYYQGTWLADDEKLLRLKVDRFYDVYADELQYRKLEETIYKFASTLDPKKTYSTREFLHQFGEYLSKRGIDSIVAAAYENNVPIYSPGLIDSGYGVALSLLKRQKGKLIRLDQTKDMEELAQIAERTKRTGVVYLGGGVPKDTIQLATIIKSLAKGGEEETPHEYAIQITADSPQWGGLSGCTLEEAISWGKISSEAKKATLYADITLALPLVAHAINEKVVKRSYPPDLRWVFKE; translated from the coding sequence GTGACGTCAAAGAAGAAAGTCCTCTCGAAACCAGTCTCGACTATCCAGGTCGGAAGGAAGAGCCTGTCCGCATTGCTGGACCAGATGTCGCAGACGGGCTTCCAGGGCAAGAAGCTCGGCGAGGTCGCAAAGATCTGGGCCGAGATGGCCCGCCAGAGGGACCTGACGATATTCCTTGGACTGACCGGGTCGCTCAGCACCACGGGTCAGTGGAAGATCATCCGGTGGCTCATCGAGAAGAGGTACGTCGACGTCCTGGTCAGCACCGGAGCGAACATCTCTGAAGACATTCTGGAGGCCCTCGGCTACCACTACTATCAGGGGACTTGGCTCGCCGACGACGAGAAGCTCCTTAGGCTCAAGGTGGACCGGTTCTACGACGTGTACGCGGACGAGCTACAGTACCGGAAGCTCGAGGAGACGATCTACAAGTTCGCCTCGACCTTGGACCCCAAGAAGACCTACTCCACCAGGGAGTTCCTTCACCAGTTCGGGGAGTATCTTTCGAAGAGAGGAATCGACAGCATAGTGGCGGCGGCGTATGAGAACAACGTCCCGATCTATTCGCCTGGCCTGATCGACAGCGGGTACGGCGTTGCCCTGAGCCTGCTCAAGAGGCAGAAGGGGAAGCTGATCAGGCTGGACCAGACCAAGGACATGGAGGAGCTGGCGCAGATCGCAGAGAGGACAAAGAGGACCGGAGTCGTCTACCTTGGGGGAGGGGTCCCGAAGGACACCATCCAGCTGGCCACGATAATCAAGTCGCTGGCGAAGGGCGGGGAGGAGGAGACTCCGCACGAGTACGCTATTCAGATCACTGCGGACTCTCCCCAGTGGGGAGGCCTCTCAGGCTGCACCCTCGAAGAGGCTATCTCCTGGGGGAAGATCTCCTCTGAAGCCAAGAAGGCGACGCTCTACGCGGACATAACCCTGGCACTGCCTCTCGTGGCCCACGCGATCAACGAAAAGGTCGTGAAGAGGAGCTACCCGCCCGACCTGCGCTGGGTCTTCAAGGAATAG
- the amrB gene encoding AmmeMemoRadiSam system protein B, producing MPTRKPAVAGSFYPSDPSELTTMIKESYLSPLGPGRLPPDDPAKIDAVAVVSPHAGYQYSGAIAAHSYLHASSLRDPDLLVVVAPNHYGVGSGVSTFESGLWETPLGALRVDTEAASKLADACDLVSFEPESQRMEHSLEVQLPFLQHIFGDAVSLLPVSMLLQDQATAESVARGLQAAVEGRRPVIVASSDLTHYEPDESARRKDGALLEEACALDLDGFYSTLAELQVTACGYGPIATVVSLARALGLKRGELLKYATSGDTTGDKHQVVGYGSLRFVAS from the coding sequence TTGCCCACCCGGAAGCCTGCGGTCGCCGGTTCATTCTATCCCTCCGACCCCTCCGAGCTGACCACGATGATCAAGGAGTCATACCTCTCCCCTCTAGGGCCCGGAAGGCTCCCGCCGGACGATCCTGCCAAGATTGACGCGGTCGCCGTCGTATCGCCGCACGCCGGATACCAGTACTCGGGCGCGATCGCGGCGCACAGCTACCTGCACGCCTCTTCTCTGAGGGACCCAGACCTCCTAGTGGTCGTCGCGCCAAACCACTACGGAGTGGGGAGCGGGGTCTCGACCTTCGAGTCCGGTCTCTGGGAGACGCCCCTGGGGGCCCTTCGGGTCGACACCGAGGCCGCCTCCAAGCTCGCCGACGCCTGCGACCTCGTCTCCTTCGAGCCGGAGTCGCAAAGGATGGAGCACTCGCTGGAGGTACAGCTTCCGTTCCTGCAGCACATCTTCGGGGACGCGGTGAGCTTACTCCCCGTTTCCATGCTCCTCCAGGACCAGGCCACGGCCGAGTCGGTCGCCAGGGGCCTCCAAGCAGCTGTCGAAGGGCGGAGGCCTGTGATCGTCGCCTCCTCCGACCTGACGCACTACGAGCCGGACGAGTCCGCGAGGCGAAAGGACGGTGCCCTCCTCGAGGAGGCTTGCGCGCTGGACCTCGACGGCTTCTACTCCACCCTCGCCGAGCTCCAGGTGACCGCCTGCGGGTATGGCCCGATCGCGACCGTCGTCTCCCTGGCCCGGGCCCTAGGCCTCAAGAGGGGGGAGCTCCTCAAGTACGCGACCAGCGGCGACACGACCGGCGACAAGCATCAGGTCGTGGGGTACGGTTCATTGAGATTCGTAGCATCATGA
- a CDS encoding winged helix-turn-helix transcriptional regulator — MHKEKLLFDPKGGDGLAKRVLVADRPDGFRPASSKVGQKILELLAGGPKYPAEVARALGVHHQTVYYHIGRLEKAGLIARVKSESIRGGEANHYALSADGYAVEFPVEGESMPTLQSSSRSKSLGRFFREFFSSGVFDGWIVVGSPLQHGATGTQARDGHYAVQLGFALGQFVSLPQTFPVKLDVDLRAEKLLGHNLVIVGGPRTNVVAEELNPSLPIRFKAGGFWGSIVDDRGATYSSELDCVVAKVKNPWDSQRTCILAAGLTGAGTKAAIIGICNFADSLFQKYRDGDYASVLRGADRDGDGKVDSVEILRQARA, encoded by the coding sequence GTGCACAAGGAAAAACTACTCTTCGACCCCAAGGGAGGAGACGGCCTCGCCAAGAGAGTCCTGGTCGCAGACAGGCCTGACGGCTTCCGTCCCGCCTCCAGTAAGGTGGGTCAGAAGATTCTCGAGCTCCTGGCGGGCGGGCCAAAGTACCCGGCGGAGGTCGCCCGCGCCCTGGGCGTCCACCACCAGACGGTGTACTACCACATCGGCAGGCTCGAGAAGGCGGGCCTGATCGCCCGGGTGAAGAGCGAGTCGATCCGCGGGGGAGAGGCCAACCACTACGCCCTCTCCGCGGACGGGTACGCGGTCGAATTCCCTGTGGAGGGGGAGTCGATGCCGACCCTGCAGTCGTCCTCGAGGTCCAAGTCGCTGGGCCGGTTCTTCAGGGAGTTCTTCTCCTCCGGGGTCTTCGACGGATGGATCGTCGTCGGCTCCCCCCTCCAGCACGGGGCGACCGGCACCCAGGCGAGGGACGGGCACTACGCCGTGCAGCTCGGGTTCGCACTCGGCCAGTTCGTCTCGCTCCCCCAGACCTTTCCAGTGAAGCTCGACGTCGACCTCAGGGCGGAGAAGCTCCTGGGGCACAACCTCGTAATCGTCGGAGGCCCGAGGACGAACGTGGTGGCCGAGGAGCTGAACCCCAGCCTGCCGATACGATTCAAGGCGGGCGGCTTCTGGGGCTCGATAGTCGATGACAGGGGCGCCACATACTCCTCAGAGCTCGACTGCGTCGTGGCCAAGGTCAAGAACCCGTGGGATAGCCAACGGACATGCATCCTGGCGGCTGGCCTCACGGGCGCGGGGACAAAGGCGGCCATCATCGGGATCTGCAACTTCGCCGATTCGCTCTTCCAAAAGTACAGGGACGGAGACTACGCTTCTGTGCTCAGGGGAGCCGACAGAGACGGCGACGGAAAGGTCGATTCAGTCGAGATCTTGAGGCAGGCTCGGGCCTAG
- a CDS encoding 50S ribosomal protein L18e, translated as MTSANPLLRYASVMLERAAKEQKAPIWGVASRLLSGPTENRVAINLGRLSRIAAQDGALFVPGKVLGFGSIDKKVVVGAFSFSSSAKSKIESAGGTALTVEQFIKKYPKGSGVKLVK; from the coding sequence ATGACCTCGGCAAACCCGCTTCTGCGATACGCCTCGGTGATGCTCGAGCGCGCGGCCAAGGAACAGAAGGCCCCGATCTGGGGCGTAGCATCTCGCCTCCTCTCAGGACCGACGGAGAACCGCGTAGCGATCAACCTCGGACGCCTCTCTCGTATCGCCGCCCAGGACGGCGCTCTGTTCGTCCCCGGCAAAGTCCTCGGTTTCGGCAGCATCGACAAGAAGGTGGTCGTGGGCGCTTTTTCCTTCTCCTCCAGCGCGAAGTCAAAGATCGAGTCGGCGGGAGGGACGGCCCTCACTGTTGAGCAGTTCATCAAGAAGTACCCGAAGGGCAGCGGAGTCAAGCTTGTCAAGTAG
- a CDS encoding 30S ribosomal protein S2 encodes MSQFEDDEAGSEDTIVAGNLSEKALLATGIRIGTPVRTKSMEKFTAKPRPDGLHMIDYPQTLDRIEVAGKFIAKIGAQNTVVYTSREHGTMAVEKFCEATGAMKRIGRFMPGTFTNPLYPGHLDAELVLVADPMSDTQAIVEAGKLGVPVIAVCDTDNITDDVDLVIPGNNRGRKAIAAIFWLLARSTLVNAGQLAPDAPMKYSIEDFETKIDEEQKAEILEERISERRD; translated from the coding sequence ATGTCCCAGTTCGAAGACGACGAGGCGGGCTCCGAAGACACCATCGTTGCGGGGAACCTCTCAGAGAAGGCCCTGCTTGCCACCGGCATCAGGATCGGGACCCCGGTCCGGACGAAGAGCATGGAGAAATTCACAGCGAAGCCGAGGCCCGACGGGCTCCACATGATCGACTACCCTCAGACCCTCGACCGCATAGAGGTCGCGGGGAAGTTCATCGCGAAGATCGGCGCCCAGAACACTGTCGTCTACACCAGCCGGGAGCACGGCACCATGGCGGTCGAGAAGTTCTGCGAGGCGACTGGCGCGATGAAGAGGATCGGGAGGTTCATGCCAGGGACTTTCACGAACCCGCTCTACCCCGGCCATCTCGACGCGGAGCTGGTGCTGGTCGCCGACCCGATGTCCGACACGCAGGCGATAGTAGAAGCCGGCAAGCTGGGAGTCCCGGTCATCGCAGTCTGCGACACTGACAACATCACCGACGACGTCGACCTGGTCATACCGGGAAACAACAGGGGACGAAAGGCCATCGCGGCCATCTTCTGGCTGCTCGCAAGGTCGACTCTCGTCAACGCGGGCCAGCTGGCCCCTGACGCGCCGATGAAGTACTCGATAGAGGACTTCGAGACCAAGATCGACGAAGAGCAGAAGGCCGAGATCCTAGAGGAACGTATATCCGAACGCCGCGACTAG
- a CDS encoding DNA-directed RNA polymerase subunit N, with amino-acid sequence MMIPIRCFTCGRLIGEKFVTFQSRTKSGEDPAKVLDDLGLKRYCCRRMLISSVDVIDQVLPFFSRKADVQ; translated from the coding sequence ATGATGATCCCTATCCGCTGCTTCACCTGCGGGCGCCTTATCGGCGAGAAGTTCGTGACCTTCCAATCCAGGACCAAGTCGGGCGAAGATCCGGCCAAGGTACTCGACGACCTCGGGCTCAAACGATACTGCTGCCGAAGGATGCTCATCTCATCAGTGGACGTCATCGACCAGGTCCTGCCCTTCTTCAGCCGCAAGGCGGACGTCCAGTAG
- a CDS encoding 30S ribosomal protein S13, with protein sequence MRALQNLYPKAVGQVWKLSTAAEFRHLVRIAGKDLEGGKKLIIALSDLRGVGYNFANVITKSLSLDPRVRLGTLSDEQIKDVERAIQASSQGQLPQWYYNRRNDPETGETKQLLGSDLDFIQRNDIEDERNIQSWKGVRHSLGLKVRGQRTRTTGRKGRTVGVRKATLVAAAKAAATAKEEK encoded by the coding sequence ATGAGAGCCCTTCAAAACTTATATCCCAAAGCGGTCGGGCAGGTTTGGAAATTGTCGACCGCGGCTGAGTTCAGGCATCTCGTGAGGATCGCAGGGAAGGACCTCGAAGGTGGAAAGAAGCTAATCATAGCGCTCTCGGACCTGAGAGGCGTAGGGTACAATTTCGCGAACGTTATCACCAAGAGTCTCAGCCTCGACCCACGGGTAAGGCTCGGGACGCTCTCAGACGAGCAGATCAAGGACGTGGAACGCGCGATTCAGGCCTCTTCGCAGGGGCAGCTGCCGCAGTGGTATTACAACAGGAGGAACGACCCGGAGACCGGGGAGACGAAGCAGCTCCTGGGGTCCGACCTCGACTTCATCCAGAGGAACGACATCGAGGACGAGAGGAACATCCAGAGTTGGAAGGGAGTAAGGCACAGCCTGGGTCTGAAGGTCAGGGGCCAGAGGACGAGGACGACCGGCAGGAAGGGAAGGACCGTCGGGGTCAGGAAGGCCACGCTGGTCGCGGCCGCAAAGGCTGCGGCGACGGCTAAGGAAGAGAAGTAA
- a CDS encoding 30S ribosomal protein S4, with the protein MGDPKKARKQYNRPRSPWRADQLAQELYLVGTFGLRNKRELWKAQTQLSSARKQARTLLAATEAVRLREEKKLLDSLYKRGLVTEGASLDDILSLTVEDMLARRLQTLVFKNGMALSPLHSRQLIVHGHVALGKRTITIPGYEVRHKEEATLMLLMPKKEAPAAPAPAPSEGPAPNPEAEPQAAEQKAEAS; encoded by the coding sequence TTGGGAGACCCGAAGAAGGCGAGGAAGCAGTACAACAGGCCGCGCAGCCCTTGGCGGGCTGACCAGTTGGCCCAGGAGCTGTACCTCGTCGGAACCTTCGGACTCAGAAACAAGAGGGAACTTTGGAAGGCTCAGACGCAGCTAAGCTCCGCCAGGAAGCAGGCGAGGACCCTCCTTGCGGCGACCGAGGCCGTCAGGCTGCGCGAAGAGAAGAAGCTCCTCGACAGTCTTTACAAGCGCGGGCTCGTGACCGAGGGGGCTTCGCTGGACGACATACTCAGCCTGACGGTGGAAGATATGCTCGCCAGAAGGCTCCAGACGCTCGTGTTCAAGAATGGGATGGCCCTATCGCCCCTGCACTCCAGGCAGCTGATAGTCCACGGGCATGTCGCCCTGGGGAAGAGGACGATCACCATCCCCGGGTATGAAGTTCGGCACAAGGAGGAGGCGACGCTCATGTTGCTTATGCCGAAGAAGGAGGCGCCCGCGGCACCGGCACCCGCCCCGTCCGAGGGACCCGCTCCCAATCCCGAAGCGGAGCCGCAGGCGGCGGAGCAGAAGGCAGAGGCGAGCTAG
- a CDS encoding 30S ribosomal protein S11, which produces MATEEEVLTERWGVVHVYSSYNNTIVHITDLTGAETIAFSSGGRHVKADRFESSPYAAMRSASAASEVAKGKGITSVHIKVRAVGGTGPRTPGPGAQAAIRAIARAGFKIGRIEDATPIPHDTTRKKGGRRGRRA; this is translated from the coding sequence TTGGCCACCGAGGAAGAGGTCCTGACCGAGAGGTGGGGCGTAGTGCACGTCTACTCCTCCTACAACAACACGATAGTACACATCACCGACCTGACCGGGGCGGAGACGATCGCGTTCTCCTCCGGCGGCAGGCACGTGAAGGCTGACAGGTTCGAGTCGTCCCCCTACGCTGCGATGCGAAGCGCCTCGGCCGCATCAGAGGTGGCCAAGGGCAAGGGGATTACTTCGGTCCACATCAAAGTCAGGGCCGTCGGGGGGACCGGGCCCAGGACGCCGGGGCCTGGAGCCCAGGCAGCGATCAGAGCCATCGCGAGGGCCGGGTTCAAGATAGGCAGGATTGAGGACGCGACCCCAATTCCGCACGACACAACAAGGAAGAAGGGCGGCCGAAGAGGAAGAAGGGCCTAG
- a CDS encoding 50S ribosomal protein L13, which yields MSSSGTTYVDATNQIAGRLSSKVAKLILSGKRVVVVNAEKSLLSGSRTAVINEWKEKLEIASRVNPIYGPIHPRRPDNILRRMVRGMVPRKKPKGSLAMKRLRVYIGVPQGVDAAKLMQFPDSTASRPIPVYVTMQELSKSLGWND from the coding sequence TTGTCAAGTAGTGGCACGACCTACGTCGACGCGACCAACCAGATCGCGGGGCGCCTCTCCTCCAAGGTGGCCAAGCTGATCCTCTCGGGGAAGAGAGTGGTGGTCGTGAACGCAGAGAAGTCGCTCCTCTCCGGTTCCAGGACCGCGGTTATCAACGAGTGGAAGGAGAAGCTCGAGATCGCAAGCAGGGTCAACCCGATCTACGGCCCCATCCACCCCCGAAGGCCTGACAACATCCTACGTAGGATGGTCAGGGGCATGGTCCCCCGCAAGAAGCCGAAGGGCAGCCTGGCCATGAAGAGGCTCAGGGTATACATCGGCGTCCCGCAGGGAGTCGACGCGGCGAAGCTGATGCAGTTCCCCGACTCCACGGCGTCGCGCCCGATCCCAGTGTACGTCACCATGCAGGAGCTCTCCAAGAGCCTGGGGTGGAACGACTAG